The nucleotide window TGCTTCCCATAAGTGACAGATTTTATAAGCCCCTTATCATTCAAAAAATCAGTCAACCCATATTGATCAAATGCTCCCTCATCAATGATCCTTTCTGCAATTACACCTCTTTTGCTTATAATCTTCCATTTCTCCTTACAGTCTTCATTTAAGAATTTATTAGCATCTGGAACTTTTGGTGTTTTCTTGCTTACCGAAATAGTGAGGGCCTTCTTTACTGAGGGTTTGGGTTGAGTTGCCTTCTTTTGTGTTGCAACATTCTTCTTTGGCCTTTTTGCTTTAGCTTTCTTCTGACTTCTAAGAACAGGTCCCTCCTTTCTCTTCAACCCACTTCCttcagtcttcttcttcttcctgaGTTCCTCAATCTTGTTCTTCAGAGTAACATCCTCTGAACTGTGTGAACTTTCTGATGTACTGTGTGAACTCTCTGATGTTGTAACAGGGGTTGGAACATACTCAGCATCTTCAGTTACTGTCTTCTTCCTTGAATTCTTTAAATCCAACAAGATCTTCTGGATCTCCTCCTCTGGATCTTCATCAAACTCTGACCTGTGACTGCCAGAGGAATTACTTGATTCTTCTTCGGATTCTTCAACTATTGCTTCCTTTCCTTTAAGTTTACCAGACATGTTATCAGTTTTAGATTCTTGGACTTCTTCTGTTTCTACCTCAGGTTGTGTTGTAACATCACAGGCGAGTATCTTAAACGAATAGGTTCCTTCCCCTCAACCTCTTTTGCTTCAAACTCTGTTGTCACATCACCAGTGGTTTCTTCGAGCATTGATCTTTGCTCGCGAAACTTTCACGACCTTCTCAACTTCGGAATAATCTCCGAACAAATCCCTCTTCCAGTCATAGTCTTTCTTGTCCTTTGTACTTGAACCAGAGCCTTCTTTTTGAGATTCCGAATTGCCTTTTCCCTTAAATATACCTGGAAAGGCGTCATTCATCCATCCATAAGGATCGGTTGTAGAGGTCTTACCTGCTGTAGAAGAATCTCCAGGCCCTTTCTCTTTTCTGaataattctggaaacctccGAGTAAGCCATGCTAGGGGATCATTTCTCTCTATTTCTGATGTCTCTGAATGGGCAATGCTCAATGGTGCAGGTGGGACATACGGAATCAATGCCTTGGACAGGTCCTCCTTGGCTTCTACTGATGGGTTGCTAACATCCCCAGTAGTCCTTATTCCTTGAGAAGAATCTCCACTCCCTTTCTTTTTGCCAGGATACCTGCGAGCCACCCTCTTATACTTCATCTTGATTTCCTCCTTTCTTCCTTCTCTGAAACCCTAGATGCCGTTGGGATttgaggttagggttttggaaagGCTCCTTTTGAATGTTGGGAGTTGAAACCAAATAACTTCCTCTAATAACTCCCCAAACAACTTCTCatcattttgttgtttttttttatattaaataattttccaagaaaaaaatattgagggtttccttcatattttttttctttttttttaaaatgaaaccccttttttttaacacaaataaaatcatGGTGGATCAATACTTCTCATCCCACATACTGTCCTTCCCTCATTTGATTTCTAGCAGTCATAGTTGACAGTATGGTTAGATTGATTCATAGAGCATACCTTCTCCTTGTAGTCTCTTCTGATCCATATCTTCTTGATAATCAACATCTTCCCtctgaatttcttttttatggtttCATGCTCATATGCAATGATTCTTCCTGCTTTCAAGTCTTCATTTAACTTGATACACTTAGACCGGATATGCCCTCTTTCTCCACAATGTAAACATGTGAGAACTACTCTTTCATTTTTCTCTATGTGTTGATGAGGCTTCACAAATACTTTTTCTAGTTTGTCTTTCTTCACCCCTGAGGATTCACCAATGTAACCAAGTCCTTTCTTTGACTTCAGAGGTCTTTGAGTAGATAGGATTTCATCCAGGCTCATCTTTCCTTTGTTCATGGAGTTGATAGCCCCTTCAGCATGAGATAACTTCTTCTCACATTCGATGCACTTCTTACGTGGGTTTTCCTTCTCTTCCTTGAGACGCTTTGTTACgagaaaaatcatttttatcaaatttcttCAACATGAGCTCATATGCTTTCAGCAGGTCACTTTCACTTATGCTCTTGTTACTGTCATCACTATCTTCTGATGTTGCTTCAGGATAAGCTGCACTATTGCTTTTTAAGGAGAGTATAGTTGGAAAGCCAATATAATGATTTGTCAGGCCTACTGGTTCTTCTTCAATGTTCTCTTCACTTCCTTCGGACTCATCACTCCATGTAGCTTTCagtgtcttcttctttttcttcaaggtATTGGCACATTCACTCCTAATATGTCCGATACCTCCACATTCTCGGCACTTGATATTCTTGCTTCTCTTGTTACTCTCCTCTTCATTGTAGTTGTCTCTTTGTACTCTTTTATTTCCAGTCTGGTATTGCCTGAACATCTTATGAAGTTTCTTTGATAGCAATGCAATTTCATCATCGCAGTCTTCCTGGTGTTGCAACTCCCCATGTTGTAACATCTTCTGCATCTCAGCTTCAACTTTCAATGCCAGcccttcttcttttctatccATCTTCcgattcatctcatatgcttgagCTGATCCCATCGCCTCATCTAAAGCGCATAGTAGAGATGTCTCGAGCCTCTTCTATCTTCTGCTACTTTTTCTTCGAAATCTCTTGGGTAGTGACCTTAGAGTCTTTTTGAATTAACTCTTCGTCGGGATATCTCTTGCCAAGTTGAAATGCCCCGATTTGTTATGTCCATCGACTTGGCATTGAAAACTGACGAATATTTTCATCCTCCTCCATCTTCATACTTTTCGAACACTGCTAGTTAACATCTAGAGTTTAGAGACTCTCACTGGGGTTTGTACCTTCATGTATCCTTTGGAAGATGTCCCATGCTGTGATTCACGGTGTAGCCACATACTTGAATTGATTTTTGTCTACTCCTCCAAAATAGCATTGAGAGCTTTCCGGGTTTGCATTAGCCTTGCCTCATATCTTCCATGCTCcacttgcttttcttcttcttgatctccACACTTCATCATGAAGCTCAACCGAGGAGACCATCGCCTTCTTGACTATCCATCGCGCTTTCATCAAGGGATTTGATGAGCAGCCCTCATCCTTGCTTTCCAATATGGGTAGTTGGAACCGTTGAGTAGAGGTGGTCGAGTCACCCGATGCTCCTTCTCTTGCCGCCATCTTCGGAACATCTTGCTTGGATCTCGCCGGCCTTGACAACAAAGCACACACTGACGACCAACGCTCTGATACCTTATTTAGTCTCCAtaaatagttccgcccatagatagctcttggatcttccttcaatatagtaatgctaaatatggCCTTGATGATTTCCTTGgtatgtctttaccttatttgGTTTGTGCCTTCAACATAAAGCTTCACgccaaactaaatctttgtgtcttcaaatagcttcataccaagttttGACTGTGTCTTCTAATGCTATCacatgatcttgaactcttgcccgataatagaatattcctctctcttcaaatagatctttctaaaaaggaggctctatcaaagatatgaattatccctgggatcttaccaaggatagataatcacatctaaaataaaacttgcacTTTAGAAAAACATCAtatagtcttgatgcactttccaaaaatagtttatcatcacatgattgtattgagagaaataAAATCTCCAATCtagatcttaatcaaatctccaccttgatctccaTTTCTCTACCTTGATCTCCATGATAACATCATTTGCTatatcatcatcctagtcatcttttcctttgatgagtcaccacatgccaCGTCATTATCCTCTTGCCATATCACCACTTGGCTTGTTATATAATGCCAATCCtacgtcatcagacttaacacttgctttaatttttataaaagataatttaacaatctaaaaattagtaattattagttttaaaatatttgaaataggATTTtcgaatatcttataaaaataaattagtgcTTACACTTTGCAATAATACAAATGCTTTATGGtatttaaaaagtttaagtATAGCAACATTCATATAAATATGGtttgacaattttttaaaaaaaagatagaatggtctttaaaaaagaaaatgcattattttcaaacaaattaaattaatttaaccgggtttttttaaaacaaaaaattttttaatggaAGAAACCTCCattcattttattcaaatttacaGAAGTAGTATTACTTAAATGAGAAACGTGAATATAATGAATCTACAATgtgtcaagaaaaataaaatatttccatGGGTTTggaaaaattgtcaaaaaaacattttttaatgaatgtccATAAAAAATTTTCTAGGTACAGGGAAAACAAAAAGTATACATATCAATTACCGTGTTGttaagcaaattaaaaaaaaaaattaaagaacattttcagagaaaaaaatcctatattaaacaaataaaagattttgTCCAAGTTTTtctaataagaaaacataacaattgCGAATGGAAGTcacctatgttatttttaaattaaataaaaaataactcaatggtatgacatcaaagtgtaagggaAGGTCATGAGTTCAAATCTCCCCAACAAGCATCTGCTCCCCGTCACTGCTTCATACATCTGTTCATCCgaattcttatactattctcatacatCGTACATAAAAGCGTGACATTCGGGTTCGAAAGTCTCTGCTTTGGTGACCTGCTGAGTATTCATAAAAGGCGCTTGTAGTCATTATTCATTAATATTGGGGTTATGATAGAATTAGATAAAACTTAACTAAATTTTTGTGAATATATGGTTGGTTTTGGAGAAGTGAAAattaataattgtaattttaGAATCACTTATATAATTTggtaattataaaaacataaaaatatatatgatttttaaatgattgGTGTGTTTTgagttttagaaattaaaatatttttaaaatctctcGTTATCGccaataaatgattttttttttcttttctcaatatccagtacaaaaaattaatgatttttatatgaaaacaaTATGGATCACGTAAAATCTAATTATCTATCTtatctatttctttattatttttttaaaatccagtATAAATTTAAGATTATTCAAAAATTACGATATACAAAAATTAGCTATCTTTCTAGTCTAGATTGTTAATTGATAGCTTTCTCTTTTATCTAAcactattctttcttttttctcccttCTTTAATTATCCTACACAATATCTTAAATTCAATAGCCTTACATTATAATTTGTacattattgatttaattaaataaataactagtcCATAATTGTACTTGTAATGATTATTATATtctattaaaatgaaaaaaaaattatttttattttttcattatcaaAGCTACTATCCAATCTtttataaacatgaaaaatcatgAAATCATGTCATACCGTTAACGTCATGATATTCGTATGAAAGCTTTCAAATATCACTCAGtttgaaacaaattaataaagtgTATTGGAATTCACAATTTTTCacaactcatttttttattagggAGTGACAAGGTATTTTTATCACAAttctttttatgaaaaactctataattatatgttatcatggccaaatatattcttttatttatcaaacattttttttttcaaattgtatCTAACAATTAGAGAATAATATAGTATGTTAAgcattatcttaatttataaattttaaaaattataattcctataaaataaaaacatattaacaaatttataatCTTTTCAATAGAAAATTCTATtgaaaataatgccaatcaaacgaCTATTTTTAGCTgaaaaataatgccaatcaaacgaatatttttttatttttcatggaaaaattttacttttctaccaattttccatgttgccaatcaaacacagcctacgagttttttgggaatatttttagtattatttatttatttgaaataaaaaacctTTTAATATTAAAGATGAATatttagtttatataaaaatacgacatagttttaaaaatattataaaaaatagttcataatttttaattttttattattctcaaGATAAAACAAATGGTAAATAAAAATGTAACGGATTATATCAACCATCAatgaaaaagcacaaatatgGCACAGTAATACATATGTATCTTGCAAACACATATTGACCGGTTAGCATCATTCGCTAACGGATGTCATCTTTATTCCGTGGCACTATCCATGTGACACAAATGTCACAAATCCAAAAGAGAATATGATCCGACGGATGAcatttttttctctccttcttcgaGGTACTAATACAGCACCGCTTTTACCTTTTACCATATaccttttctccttcttcctctccCCGTTTTCCTCCGTACAGCAAAAAAAGTGTGAAAAAAACCTATGGAGCCATTATTCCCAAGAGAAAATGTGGGTCACGGTTTTTCTGAAAATTGTGCCCTCGATTTATCGTTGCAAAGACTGCTCGTGATTTCTCAGCCTGGCTCTGGCTCTGCTGGCTCTATAGAAGGGAAGTATGTGAAGAACAAAGGCGAGAGCTTTGGCTCTGGCTCTGGCTCTGGCTCTAGAGAAGGGGAGCATGTGAAGAACAAAGGCGAGAACTCGAACTACTCATCATCCTCCAACTCTCTACCACCACCGTCACCTGAGGATAGAAACCGCGGCAGGGACAACAAGAAGAAGTACCAAGAGCTCATGCACTCATGGGCTTCAGTAGTGGGGCGGAGACGTGATATGGAGGATGGCTTGACAATAGCTACAAGCTTCATCAAGGGCTATGACTTCTATGGCGTGTTCGATGGCCATGGTGGTGCGAAGGTTGCACATTTTTGTCATGAAAGGATGCACTTAGCAGTAGCAGAAGAGGTCAGTGGAGTGGAGGAGGTGAACTGGGAGCTTGTCATGACATCAAGCTTCACAAAGGTTGACAGGGAGGTGACGGCCGTGCCGGGCCATCACAACATTGGGTCCACTGCCTTGGTAGCGGTGGTGGGTCCGAAGAAAATAGTGGTTGCTAACTGTGGGGATTGCCGTGCTGTGCTCTCAAGCGGTGGCGTTGCTGTTCCACTCTCGGTTGATCACAAGGTATATGAATTTACCAGCGGAGGTGAAGGATTCCTTTATCTCttggttatttttatattaatttattttggtatGCATGGGTTTTCCGTGGGGATTTCGCTGTTTTATTCATAGGATGTTTCTGGATTTCTTCGGTATGGTTTTGATTCTGATATCTGAATTTTGAACTTGGTTGCTTGTTTCAGAACACTGAAGCTTGATGCGTTTTCATTTGTACTTTTGATCTTTATTTTATGGAGATTGGTACTAGGGTTTGTGTATGAAGTTGGTGTTCTATAtatagttctttctctttttgtggCTGTCTATATTGCTTTT belongs to Dioscorea cayenensis subsp. rotundata cultivar TDr96_F1 unplaced genomic scaffold, TDr96_F1_v2_PseudoChromosome.rev07_lg8_w22 25.fasta BLBR01001867.1, whole genome shotgun sequence and includes:
- the LOC120257105 gene encoding protein phosphatase 2C 51-like, producing the protein MEPLFPRENVGHGFSENCALDLSLQRLLVISQPGSGSAGSIEGKYVKNKGESFGSGSGSGSREGEHVKNKGENSNYSSSSNSLPPPSPEDRNRGRDNKKKYQELMHSWASVVGRRRDMEDGLTIATSFIKGYDFYGVFDGHGGAKVAHFCHERMHLAVAEEVSGVEEVNWELVMTSSFTKVDREVTAVPGHHNIGSTALVAVVGPKKIVVANCGDCRAVLSSGGVAVPLSVDHKPDRADELERIEAIGGKVINWNGFRVLGVLATSRSIGDNYLKPCVIPNPEVMIVERSEKDEFIILASDGFWDVVSNEVACRVARRYLTQCNSVVAVEPERRNTLNEAATVLSQLAISQGSCDNITVIVVELKRLDLRRPRRTI